The genomic interval gaggctgaggcaggaggactgtgagtttgaggccagcctgggctacatagtgagactctgtctaaaaaaaaaaaaagaaaagcaagaatgaaagacagaagaaaggaaaggagaagaaaaaagaaaagaaacagggtGTTCTGAGACATGGGGAAGGTGACTGGAAGTAAGGATAAGTGAAGTCATCTATGCTTTGCACATATGTAATCAAATTTCATGGCTCCTCATAAGCTGTGTTCAGAAACTGCACTGTTAGCATACTCTGGAGGTggggtttttggccttctggcaTCAAAAGTTCACCTATCAGACACTTGCATCAGACAAAACGGTAACGGGTTAATTCCTTTCAGTCAGAGATCACCTGGAGCATAACTGTCATCGAACAAGTtgggtttattattattacagcaaTGGAGCATACTGACTTCTCTCCAAAAGCTGCAGcatgagaagggaggaaggaaacaaggaaCTTTACAGGGGAGAAACCTGGGAAGCTTTATCTTGGCCAGGTGATAAAGGTCTTGTGGGTAGTGCATACCTTTGACATGTGATGTCAAGCGGCATTTCATCTCTGTGGTCTGCTCTCCAAACTCatagccccagccccagccaacCAAACTCAAATCAAGGAATATTCCACAATGCGCTTGACTAGTACTCCTCAAAAATCATCAATGTCATCAAAAccaaggaaagtctgagaaactgtcacagccaGAGGAGCCTTAAGGGGACATAACTGGGACTTAAATGTATTCTGGATGCCATGTTGGAACAGAAAGAGAACATTAATAAAAACTAATGCTGGGTGTGgttgcacatgcctgtgatctcagcacttatgaggcagaggctggaggatcttgagttcaagccagcctggattgcaaaaccctgtctcaaaaacaccaaaacaatATCAAAACTGATGAACTCCAGATAAATATGGACTTAATAATAATGTACCAATGCTTCATGAGCTACGatgaatatatgataataaagtAAGATGTGTATATGGAAGACAGAGTATGATATACAAGATCTACTTTTCTGTGGATCTGAAATATTCTAAatcttaaaaagttatttttaaaaagttagtccTTAGTGGCTGGggatatatctcagtggtagaacacttacgtgtgtgtatgtgcagcgtggtgggtttgatccccagctatgtacacacacacgcgcgcgcgcacacatcTTCAGAAAAGAAATAGGGAGAGGAAGTAAAAATACCTACTTTGCAGTTTTCCACAGTTATCCTCAAGGCACTGGAGAAGAGGAATTGTAAGGAGAAGTGATGGAATCCTCGAAGGTACGGCAGGATTCCTTCAAGGAGCTCTCCTCTCTTCCACTTTTTGAGCAGTCCAAGATCTCAGAAGTATCCTCCCTCCCACATGGACACCCAGCCTCCGTGCCAGCTGACTCTGAGTACTTCCAACCACACTGTCCAGTCCTCTCCGGGCTGCACAATCAGAATCCGATAGGGCTGAGCGGCAGCGCCCCCGTGTGGCCACGGGGTTAAGGACCGAAGTCGGAGTTCCCCTTTCACCTCCCCAAATCAGGACCTCCCCAGGATCAACCTGAGCTTCTGTCAACTGGACAGGGCTGTGTACACAAAGGGGTGTCAGACTCTTGAGTATGAAGTGTTTCCCAAATCCACGTTGACATAGACGTTTCCTCTCCATTGGGTCATGATGGACTCTGGTCTCCAGAGGTATCCAGGTTATAACAGTTGGTTCCCACATTGGGGGAGTAACCCACAAAATACTGCCACTTGTTTCTGCCGCTGCTTTCAGAGATGAAAGCGCCTCCTTCTTGGATCCAACCTTGAAATCTccactactgggaggtggaggGTTGAGGATGCTCCCAGGGCACTGGCCTAGAAGGAAGTAGAGAAGTCAAAATAGAGAAGCAAGGACatagctgtgcatggtggtgctGTACTTCCAGCACTggtgaggctgaggcaagaggatcaagagtttgagaccaacttGGTCAATATAGTGAGACCAAAGGGGTGAGTGCGGAGTAGGTACATCATAGGGAAGGAGACCAAAAAGTCAAGGTCAGTGGACATCTGTTTAAGAGGAATGGGTTCTGTTGGGAAGAGGTTCAGAGGCTTCTGGCTTGGGTGctggttttattgttgttgttaatttattttaaaaaaggacagtGGTTATAAAGGTGTCAGTTTTATAACTGATCAATAAATTACCCTTAAGTTATGGGTCATTTTATGTACTTACAGGGATGGTATAATTTGCTCACAGATAAAGGGACAAAAAGATGACAAATCAAGGGGAAATTTAGGACATTCTCCCTCCTCTAGGTTCAGTCCCTGCATTTCTTCATGCAGATCAGCAGGAAGACTCAAGGGCCCTATAGGGGAGTTGAGGCAAGGCCTGTGCTGCCCACAAAGGGTTAATTATGGTCCCTGATTCTGGGGTTTTGTTCTTTGCAGTTTGACAGTCCCACTCTCAAATCCATCTCAGGACATCAGGTGGGTGTCCTTCAACTCAATTCAGTTCTTACGGTAAGTGGAATTCGTGCAGACCCCATAGATAACGGCTCTGTTCAGATACTAGTCACAAGTCCCAAGGTGTTTAACCTGTgcctttttggggggaaggggttgtattaggatttgaactcagggcctcatgcttgctaggcatgcgctctaccacttgagccactccaccagccctaacctGTGCTTCTTGACCATCAGCTGTAAGTCAGAAGCTTCTACAATACCCTCCCTGGATTCAACCGTTTGTAGAATGACTCACAGAGCTGAGGGAAACACTTTACTTGGATTTGCTCATTTATTAGAAAAGGGTACAAGTGGACAGCCAGATGAAGAGAGACATAGGGTGAGGTTCAAAAAGTCTTGAGCACAGGAGCTTTGGACACACGGAGTTGGGGATATCACCCTCCTGGGCTGTGGATGTGTTTTGATCTCCATGCTGAAAGCTCTCTAAACCCCATACTTTCAGTTCTTGAATTTCTATTTTGCcctttttacagttttcatttctttgctcaGATTTCCTATCTTTTCACTCTTTAATACCAAGGTTTCCTTTAATTTCCTCAACATAGTTCAATTAATTCTTTGAATTTACATTGTATACTATATTGAAGTCTTTTGGTGCTAAAATCAGCATCTGTTCCATTAGAAGTacatttctattgattttttccCCATAGtcacattttcctgtttctttgcacATCTGGTAATATTTAACTGAAAAGCTGACATCAAGGATGTTATATTTTAACACATTTGAAAACTAAGTAGTCTTAGGATTGCtgagttttttcctttctctttttctttttttcctccctttccttctctctcttttttctttctttccttgaaaGTAGTTCACCTGTCTGGAAAAACCTGCTAACCCTGAGATGCTTCGTGGCTGATATCCCTGCTATATTTTTCCCATGTCTGGTTGCTACATTTTGGGCCTGGATCGGGGGTGATTTACTCTGAATCTGTTTGGCCAGTCAAGGACAGGACAGCTTCTACTCCGATTTTGTGACTCATCCTCTCTGTGGATGCCTTGTTTTTCTCCTAAATTTCCAAGTGTACTAATAGCTAGAAATTTTGACAGTTGGTACCTTAAAACATTAAGACTTGATGTCTGCTCCCAAGCTGTGTGATGATTGGGGGAATATTAAAGGTGCAGATTTACAGATTTCACCAGGACAAATCTGCCTTTTAAGTGTATACAGGCCTCCCACTAGGTTCTTTGCTTTTCATTAGGTTTTCCAGGGTGTCCCATAACCATACATACTTTAGTTGTCAACCTTGGATTTGGACAGAGTTTATATTCAGATTTTGGATCTCAATTCTGTTCATCCTTCACCTTCAAATTGCCCCCCTTACCCACCCCAATATCCTATTACTCTGTGCTGTATGCTGTGAATCTTAGAACCACTGCAGTTATCACAAACTTGCAGCTCTTGACCAACTTAGTAGTAGTTTCTCAAGATTAaaacttttctcttattttccccttcctttattttctagtgacctcatttttttttttaactcagggcctacaccttgatctactcccccagccctttttttgtgtttttttgttttggaggtttttttttttttttttttgagatagggtctcaggaactatttgcctggactggcttcaaaccatgatcctcctgatctctgccttctaagtagatagaattacaggcgtTAGCTACCTGTGTCTGGCAAATATTGGTTaatgtttttgtccattttttttaaaaggaaaacacgCCTGTGTCTTCCTACCACCATTGCTACAAGTCCTGCTGAAAGAGGATTTTTGGAAGAAATCATCACATTCTATGATTTGATTTTGTGATACTAATATGGACCCGGGTAGTGGCTCCCTATTCAAATTTCTCAACCTGAAGTAAGAGTAGGTGTAGGGTTTGAGCTTACAAACTCCCCTAGGAAATCACTGACATTATATGACCCACAATGACAAACCACACATCTGATGGCTTTTTTAGTATTGGAGATAAGCACATTCTGTACCAGAGATTTTTCTTGCATTCTCTGAATCAAGTTGTTTCTGGAGAACCCTGGTGtagaaaagcagaagacagaaagtgCTTGGAACTAAAGAAAGAGGGAGACAAATTTCAGGATTATACAGAATGCAGTTTATTCAAGACAGAAGTGTCTCTTGGACAGCAGCAAGACAAAAGGATTCCTGCAACCCTGTAAGTAGTTCATATGCTAAGCCAGATAAAGGTGGCTGTAGCCAGCTGGAATGTACCTGGGCTGTCTCAAAAATTATTAACATGTCAAATGTCAGAAAAATGTTCAGGGGTCGTTAGCCATCATAAAACCCTGGGCTGGCTTAATGACTTTATATCATAGGGTTTGGAATGTGTGCCAGGGCCACCTACTGGGCAAGATGGTAGGTACAACCACAATGTCTAGATCCTTGTCATCTCTTCTCTTCTAGTTGATTCTCAAAAATTGAGGATCaggagccaggcacagtgctgCACATCTgttaatcccaacacttgggagtctgaggcagaagatcaagagttcaaggccaacctgggctatatggCTCATCTCCAGTCTGTTTCCTGTGGGTCTGAAGATAGTGGTAATCTACATGATAGCTTCAACCCAGTGCTTTATGTGCTTCCCACCACCTTCCTCACCAGCTCTCTTGCTCTGACTGCCTGAAACCACAGACATCCATTGTCTGCTTGCAAGGGGCAGAACACTGTACCAGgtaccttgaaaacactgaggtttAAAACCTGAACCTGCCAGCCACCCATGGAACCAATACATCAGAGTGGAGATGTGAAAGCAGAGGGTCTGGCATCAAGTCTGGTGCAGTGAGATATGGTCTTTGACAAGGCTCAACCTCTTTGAACCTGTTTCCTCACCTGCCCcgcaaaaatagagaataataggttggaggagtggctcaagtgttagagcgcctgcccagaAATCctcaagctctgagttcaaattccagtaccaacacacacacacaagaagacTGGAAAAGCAATATTTACCTCATAGGTAATTGTGAGTATTCAACGGGGTCTATGTTTACAAAAACATTTTGTAAACTGTAAAATATGCCAATGCGAAATATAAATAACAATCATAATATAAAATGAACTATAGTaagtgctaagaaaaaaaaagtgttgtgaTTTCATGTGAGCTGATTAAAAGAAAAACGATCACTGAGAGAGACTGACCTTGGCGTGGTCCTCGCTGGTATTTGTGCGTGAAGTTGCATGGTTTACCCCTCTTTGGCTTTTACTTTTCTAAGATTCTGTTTGGCTCCAAGTCTTATTCTGAGGGTCTATgaagtttccattttttcctttgagtTCACTGAGCCCAAAAGTTTTTAGTGAACGTGTGCCTTTTAAGCAAATATAATTTAGTCGTCATTGTTTCCCAAGAGTAATAAAGGCTTTAGGCGTCTTAGGATGCAAATTCTTGACCTTGTCTGGACCACCGCCATTGGCGGGTCACCGGGCAAGGTACGCAGTGGCCCGTGGACTTGGAGGAAGCGGAAGTAGGCGGGGCTGGGCGGGACCGCGGACCCACCGGACTACGATCTTGGGCGCAAGCGCTCCAACCAAAGACCCCGTACCCACGCGCGAAGTCTCTGTGCGCTGCGCGCGGAGGGTGAGTAGCGTGGGTGGGAATCGCGCTCCGGGTGATCAAGGCTTCCCCCCCAGTACTTTTTCCCCCCCTCACTCCGCCACGCTAGGGGAGACTGCGCCCCAATCTTGGGGAACTTCCAATCTCTGGCATTCCTCGGGGAAATCTGTGTTAGCCGGGACTGTGGTCGGTGCGCTGTCCGCCCCCCATCGCGGGCGACTGGAcaccaaggaaggaaggaagggcgcCCGGCACGTGTTGAGAGTCGGGATCTCAGAAAGGAAGTTTCTGGGCGGACGGGCACGGGGCACCGCGTCCTCGTCGATGGGACTATTTCTGAGTCCATTGGGCGTTCTGCGAACATTAGTGGCGCCTGCTGTGCGGGGCAGAGACGCGCGGAAGGACCTTAGCTCTTGCCTGCCGGAAGCCTCCAGGCCGGGGTGCGGGAGCTGGATGCGCAGTGGCAATAGGGTAAGCGCCGAGCGCCCCCCGGGAGGCGCGTTCTGCGCGGCGGGGCAGGGCAGTGGCGGGACAGGATCCGTGAAGGCAGGCGCTAGACGGACGAGTGTACCTGGACCGTTTTAGTTGAATGCGGAGTGAAAAGCTCACGTGGCTGAATACCCAGGTTGGGGCGGCAAGAGCAGATCCCACAAAACCTTGCCGGATTTTGTGGGGGTTTCGGCCCATCTCAGAATCGCGTGGGAAGCCATTGAAGGATTTGGGGTTGGAGAGAGATTGAACAGACTCAGACTGGAAGATGGTAAAGTCCCCCACAGACCCTTTTTCCTGACATCCTCAGCTAATACCATTTTGAGAACAGTGGCTCTAATCTCCTGGAGAAGCGGAAGGCCAGGTCTTTGAGGACACTATTAACGAAAATTGAAGTGTGGTTGGCTGGAAAATGAGAGAATAATTCTAAATCTGCAACTTCACAAAAAGATCATGAatgtggggaaaggaaggaaagggagggaggaagaaagaaaatcaactttACTTACATCTTAGGAATGCAGTTTTCATGACAAATTTTTGGGGCCCCAATTAACTATTTCTTGTtggtgggctcaagtggtagagtgcctacctagcaagtgtgaggccccagtaccaccaggaaaaaaaaattaactagtcTCAACTTCCTTGCTTGTATTTCAATTGGTTACTCTTCcaaaaaggtgaaagaaaaaagtcaacagGTTTTTATGTGTTTATGCTTTTCATTGTATCTGGAAGGAGGGAAGATGTGGGTGAGTGGCTGTCAGCAGGCAGGGGCAGACTTTAGCCATGTTTGTGTCAGAGCAGAAACTTCAAGGTGAGCAGGGATGTCCAGTGTTCCTGCTCATTATGAGCCCTGAATAGGTGGGTGCTGTTGGATTGTTGTCAATATTCTTTACAGAGATCTAGCTGTATATATGAACTCTGACTTACAAGGAGTCAACTTAGAATATTTCTACTTTACAGTGGTGGACACATTTAGTTGACATCCAAAGTATCGGAGTTTAAATTTGACCTATTGTCCCCAATAGGTGGTCCTAGCAATAGGTGGTACAAAGGATACTCTGATATTCTATTCATGCTGGGCAGTGGCATGAGATCTAGAGGGGAAGCAGCATGTATGCTACAGCgtgctgtgttgctaagctgGGATGTTCTAACTTAGTGATACTTTTAGCTTAGCATGGGCTTATCAGGACAAAACCCCATTTTAAGTTGAGGAGCAAACCAAGTcacagggctgggagtgtagctcagtaatagagcagTTGTttagcatgggtgaggccctgggtttgatgtctaataacacacacacacacacacacacacacacacacacacacacaccaaaagaaaaacaaaaaacctaaggCACAAAAGCATATATTTTTTTGGTCCTGGAAGAAATATGATGCTGAGTCTGGGGTTCAAACACTGTCTTTCCTGTTGATCAAGAGTGACCTTGagcctgggtgctggtggctcacttctgtaatcctagctacccaggaggcagagatcaggaggttgtggtttgaagctagcctgggcaaattgtttgtgagaccctgtcttgaaaaacccatcacagaaaaagggaagCTGgctggctcaagatgtaggccctgagttcaaactctagtaccacaaaaaagaaaaaacaaaacaaaaaaaaagtgttcaaacAAGTCACTCAGTATATCTGCACTTGAGGTTCCTTAAGATGGAACCAGAACTTGTTGCCTCACTGGGCATTGCCAAGAGGATTCAGTGACACAGAGCAGAGGGTTATTAATAACTTGGCATTACTGGACAATGGTAGTTGAGCCAAGGGAACCTGGTCCCTAAACTCTGTGGCCTAGGCTTTAGGGGAACCAAAAATGCTCCCAGTTTTGAAAGAGGAGAATTTGGACAGCAGAACAAACAAGGAAGACAGCCCCTTAGGACAGACACATTTGTCACAGGAAGCCATAGCAAACACCATGGCCATTTCAGGCCCTCTCCATCTGTCTGGTTTCTTGGAGGTAGAGAGCCCCAAGAAGGAGTCCAGTTGACCCTGAGGGCCAGGCCAGGATAAAGCTAGAAAGAGACACCAAAGAAGAGAAGGTGCTGCTCCGTCAGGCAGGTGAGGGTGGCAGTAGCACTGTGGGAAGCCAAGAAGAGAGACTGCTGGTAGAAAGCCTGGGTGAAGGTGAGGGGACCAAGCTAGAGAGAGGGAGGCACCAGGACCTAGACTTCAGGAGCTCTTTCATCCATTCCTCTGTGGGGTCTAGTGAATTTCAGATTGTTTCAGACCTAACAACAGAAAAAAGGCACTCAGACTTTTTTCTGTTTCCCATGCCATGTTTGAGGAGTGCTTCCTGAGATTTGTCAGGGTGACAGCTGCTTTCCCTGGGCTTCTCTTTTCCTGTGTATAGTTGATGTTTTGCCCTTCCTTTTCGGTTatatctttcttcccttctctgcatccttcctttcctctctgtaGGTCACAGTTGCTGGCCTTGTGCCTGTCTTCATATTTCACTCTTCCTTCCCTGGTTTCGCTTTTCTCTCAGACTcagctctctgaacctcagtaCCAGACGCCAGTCCCTGTGTGTTTGTGCACTACCCAAGTCTGTCCTGCCTTCCAGATGCCAGTCACCTTTGAGGACGTGGTAGTGAATTTCACCCAGGAAGAATGGGAATGTCTGGATCCCAGTCAGAGGACCCTTTACCAGGATGTTATGTCAGAAACCTTAAAGAACCTGGCATCTGTGGGTAAGAGCCTGGGGTCCCTCAGGCATCCTGCCTGCCCTGGGCCCTAGAATATCTCGTTTCTCTGGGCAGGTAGATCAGCTCACAATTAGCTTCACTGACCTCTAGAGACACTTACGGtcactaaaagaagaaatgaaaactcacATGAAGGCAAAGGCAAAGATAATCCTTGTAACAAGATGAAAACATTctcaaaatatgcaaatttatctattcatccaATCAGGATTGACTAAGTCACTCTGTGTACCAGGCACTTTGCTAGGAGCTGGTCTTTTGAATGTCTTCTTAAGTGACCTAGATTAAGGTTCTTAAAGCAGGCACACACCATAGTTTGTTGTCCCCATCAGATGTGAATGGGCTGAACCTGGGGTCATTGCAATTATCTCATTTCCACTCATCAGCCAGACTATTTCTTCCTTTACTAGACCTGATCACCAAACTTGAGCAAGAAGAGGGACAGCGGAGAGCAGATCCCTGCCTCCTAAACAGGCCATGTGCCCCTTCAGGTAAGATTACAAAGTAGAGCCTCTCTGCTCCCAACCCCTGCAGGGCATGAGGTGCTCCTTTCTATTTCTCCCTGCGTTACTATATGAATCtttactaatcttttttttttaattgcaaagaAGGTGGTGAAATAATTGTGGCTTAGGACAATCCCTGGAAGGATGGAGAGCGATTGTATATCCTTCATAGTGTATACCTTTTCCAGCCTGGTCAGACTTGAAGCTCAAAGGCTCAAGTCCCTTGCCTTCATGATGAGTATCTAAGCCTTTCAAGACAAGAGAGTGTCTTTTAGTTTGTAGGAAGTGAGAGATTACATGAGGGTTGCTTATTGATTAAAGACTACTTtccaagagaaaagagaagcagcTTGATGATGATTGGTGACTTGTTCCTGGGACAAGAGTAAGTAGTTAAGAGAGATGTCAAGCCAGGCTGACCATACCTCCCAGTTCGTTAGGACAGTCCTGGTTTATACTTCTTATCCAGCTTGATCATTAATAACATCTCTTTTATTCTCAAGTGtcccaattttcacaggggatTTGTTCCAAAACCCTCAGTGGATGCCTGGGACCACAATCACAAATAATACTAAACCCTGTATAGACTGTGCTTTTTCCTGCCTATACAGACCTATAGTACAAGTTAAAATTATGTGAATGTGGTCTTTCTGGAAACACCAAATTTTCCATATAATATTTTTGGACTATGGTTGACTGTTAATAATGAAAAGTCATGGATAAGAGAGATTACTGTATATTGTGGGATGTCTGTGGGAGTGTGAACAATATTGAAAGAGAGGGAAGATGGATTTCAAGAAATGTGGTTGGAAGTTAGAAATTAGATATCTGACATTGTTAGAAGGTTccagttaaaattttatttacttatgcaACGTGCGGAGCTCACTACCAgtttaggagactgagattgaggttgtggtttgaggccagcaagggcctaagacccccatttccaaaataactagagaaaaatggactggaggtgtgactcaagtggtagagctcctgctttgcaagtgtgaagacctgaattcaaaccctagtctcacaaaaaaaaaaaaaaaaaaaaaaattttgcttaTGATTTGAAAAGCCTAAAGTTTTTCTTATCTCCATCTTATAAGGTCTAAGGGTGGGGTGAATGTGTTGGGTGGGAAAGGGATGGTGGAAAGGGGAAGTGGCCTGCACTGAAGGGAAAGCTTCTCATAGTGAATcttgtcttattttttctcttttcactgtAGGAGGTGAAAAGGAGGAACATCGAAAAGGAAATCTGAATCTGAGAGGTGAGAGGACTAGCCGCAGCAAGAAGGTCTCTCTTGCTTACAAGGGGGCAAGAAAGAGCCAGAGCCCACTCTCTGCTCTAGCTGGGTCTGTGCACAAGACCCCAGTTTCCCAAGCATCCCATGCTGAACCACCCTTTTTCTGCCAAACATGTGACAAATGTTTCACCAAGCGCTCCCACCTACATTGCAACCAGTGTGGGAAGTTGTTTTGGAACCCCAAGGCCCTCAGCTACCATAGAAGTCTGTATCATGTGGAGAGACCTTTTTGTTGCCCACTCTGTGACAAGACCTACTGTGATGCTTCTGGACTGAGCCGTCACCGACGTGTTCATCTGGGCTATCGACCCCATTCATGCCCTGTTTGTGGAAAGTGCTTCCGGGATCAGTCTGAGGTCAAACGTCACCTAAAGACACACCAAAACCAGGAACCAGTGGCTAGGAACCAGGAGTGTACCGTGAAGATTTCAGGCACCACAGTTCCCATTGCTAAGCGCCAGAGGCTCATACAGAGACTTGTAGATGTGAACTGTGCATCAGTGGCCAGGACCCAGGAACCTATATTTAGAACTGAGGGGCCTGTAACCAGGACCCAGGCACCCATAGGTAAGAACCATGCACCTGTGACCAAGACCCAGTCACCCAGCAACAGACACTCCTGCCTTGATCATAGATCCAACTCTTCTCCAGCGAAGCGCTCAAGACTCAAGGTCTTTTCTTGCTCCCGTTGTTCCTTGACTTTTAGCAAGAAGGCCTATCTCTCTAGCCACCAAAAGGTGCACCTCACAGAGCAACTTAACAGCTGCTTCCATTGTGGCAAGTCCTTCTCCTCATCCTCCAGGCTGGTCAAGCACCAGCAGACGCACTGGAAGCAGAAAATCTACCGTTGCCCCATCTGTGACCTCTGCTTTGGAGAGAAGGAGGGCCTTCTGGGTCACTGGAATTACTACAAAGGCAAAGAGCAGTACCTACACGGCACCCGGAAATGCTGGGTGATTCTGTGTGAGTGGCTTAGCTTCTTTCACAAGCCCCTACGACTGGGAAGGATTGGAAACCTGGAGGAAATAGATCGCCTAGGATCCTTAGCCCCAGGACAGGGGAGATACGGGAAAAGACATGCAAAGGAAGTAAGGCAAAGGAGGTAGTGAGGGTCCTGGAGCTGAAACAAAGGGCCTTTCTGACTAAGGTCTTTCTTTGTATTTGGTTTTCCTGAGGACTGGCCCCTGGGTCTGGAGGCTTGGGTAAATACAAGTAAGtaaatacaataaagaaaagggaaaagaagtatGCACATAGAAActgatattattattaattagcaCCTAGCTTGTTTCTTTGTGTCTGATAGACCATCAAGTAGTAATTGTTGAATAAAACAGTGGATACTCTGGTTGGTATGAagataggagaaaaaagagaggagagaag from Castor canadensis chromosome 8, mCasCan1.hap1v2, whole genome shotgun sequence carries:
- the Zfp57 gene encoding LOW QUALITY PROTEIN: zinc finger protein 57 homolog (The sequence of the model RefSeq protein was modified relative to this genomic sequence to represent the inferred CDS: inserted 1 base in 1 codon), translating into MGLFLSPLGVLRTLVAPAVRGRDARKDLSSCLPEASRPGCGSWMRSGNRMPVTFEDVVVNFTQEEWECLDPSQRTLYQDVMSETLKNLASVDLITKLEQEEGQRRADPCLLNRPCAPSGGEKEEHRKGNLNLRGERTSRSKKVSLAYKGARKSQSPLSALAGSVHKTPVSQASHAEPPFFCQTCDKCFTKRSHLHCNQCGKLFWNPKALSYHRSLYHVERPFCCPLCDKTYCDASGLSRHRRVHLGYRPHSCPVCGKCFRDQSEVKRHLKTHQNQEPVARNQECTVKISGTTVPIAKRQRLIQRLVDVNCASVARTQEPIFRTEGPVTRTQAPIGKNHAPVTKTQSPSNRHSCLDHRSNSSPAKRSRLKVFSCSRCSLTFSKKAYLSSHQKVHLTEQLNSCFHCGKSFSSSSRLVKHQQTHWKQKIYRCPICDLCFGEKEGLLGHWNYYKGKEQYLHGTRKCWVILCEWLSFFHXAPTTGKDWKPGGNRSPRILSPRTGEIREKTCKGSKAKEVVRVLELKQRAFLTKVFLCIWFS